The following coding sequences lie in one Serratia symbiotica genomic window:
- the rpsP gene encoding 30S ribosomal protein S16 produces MVIIRLARGGAKKKPFYKVIVTDNRNARDGYFIERVGFFNPIATGKAKSLHLNLDRITYWINIGANVSNRVSSLIKIAKKNKITNIK; encoded by the coding sequence ATGGTAATTATTCGTTTAGCACGTGGTGGTGCAAAAAAGAAACCATTTTATAAAGTTATAGTTACAGATAATAGAAATGCACGAGATGGTTATTTTATAGAACGTGTTGGTTTTTTTAATCCTATTGCAACTGGTAAAGCTAAAAGTCTTCATTTAAATTTAGATCGTATTACATACTGGATTAATATAGGAGCAAATGTTTCTAATCGTGTTTCTTCTTTAATAAAAATTGCTAAAAAAAATAAAATCACTAATATAAAATGA
- the rimM gene encoding Ribosome maturation factor RimM, with protein sequence MNKKNKLIIPKEILTIGKLGTTYGIYGWIKIFSFTENSKKIFYYKPWFIKKSGYWCSIKLDAWKCYKNNFIIKIQGIDNQNSAKLLTNCNITIDSKKLPLLKENNYYYKDLINCKVINIQGYIFGIVIHIITTGSNDVMVIKSPLKNKFYMNERLIPFLYNTVIKKINIHTKIIEIDWNPNF encoded by the coding sequence ATGAATAAAAAAAATAAATTAATCATTCCAAAAGAAATTCTTACAATTGGTAAATTAGGAACTACTTATGGAATTTATGGTTGGATTAAAATATTTTCATTTACTGAAAATAGTAAAAAAATTTTTTATTACAAACCTTGGTTTATTAAAAAATCAGGATATTGGTGTTCTATTAAATTAGATGCTTGGAAATGTTATAAAAATAATTTTATTATTAAAATTCAAGGTATTGATAATCAAAATTCCGCAAAATTATTAACTAATTGTAATATTACGATAGACTCTAAAAAATTACCTTTACTAAAAGAAAATAATTATTATTATAAAGATTTAATAAATTGCAAAGTAATTAATATTCAAGGTTATATATTTGGAATAGTAATTCATATAATAACAACTGGTTCAAATGATGTTATGGTTATAAAATCTCCCTTAAAAAATAAATTTTATATGAATGAACGATTAATTCCATTTTTATATAATACAGTTATTAAAAAAATTAATATTCATACTAAAATAATTGAAATAGACTGGAATCCTAATTTTTAA
- the kefG gene encoding Glutathione-regulated potassium-efflux system ancillary protein KefG yields MLSTPKLLILYAHPEAHDSVANRVLLKSALKLKHVTVHDLYANYPDFFIDIDYEQQLLRKHKIIVFQHPLYTYSCPALLKEWLDRVLSRDFSNGINGHTLSGKYWRSVLTTGEAKKTYYITNNNYYSIEDILRPFELTAAMCHMNWLKPIIIYLARQQKPEILKNHAIFYNNWLCNPLSNKGF; encoded by the coding sequence ATGTTATCAACACCTAAACTTCTAATATTATATGCTCATCCAGAAGCTCATGATTCAGTAGCTAATCGAGTATTACTAAAATCAGCATTAAAATTAAAACACGTTACAGTACATGATTTATATGCGAATTATCCTGATTTTTTTATAGATATTGACTATGAACAACAATTATTACGTAAACATAAAATTATTGTTTTTCAACATCCTCTTTATACTTATAGTTGTCCTGCGTTATTAAAAGAATGGTTAGATCGTGTATTATCACGTGATTTTTCAAATGGTATAAATGGTCATACTTTATCAGGTAAATATTGGCGCTCTGTATTAACTACCGGTGAAGCAAAAAAAACTTATTATATTACAAATAATAATTATTATTCTATAGAAGATATATTACGTCCATTTGAACTTACTGCAGCTATGTGTCATATGAATTGGTTAAAACCAATTATAATATATTTAGCACGACAACAAAAACCAGAAATATTAAAAAATCATGCTATTTTTTATAATAATTGGTTATGTAATCCTTTATCAAATAAAGGATTTTAA
- the ffh gene encoding Signal recognition particle protein, which yields MFENLTNRLSCTLRNISNRGRLTEENIKKTLREVRMALLEADVALPVVHKFINHIKINSIGHKINKSLTPGQEFIKIVKNELITSMGTTHIELNLSTQLPAIILVVGLQGVGKTTSIAKLGKLLKEKNNKKVLVVSIDIYRPAAIKQLEILAKNAGIDFFPSKITETPIDIINNALQYSKLKFYDILIIDTAGRLHINKIMMHEIKQIHTIINPIETLFIVDAMTGQDAANTAREFNKILPLTGIILTKVDSDTRGGAALSISYITGKPIKFIGVGEKIDTLEKFYPERIASRILGMGDILSLIDDIEKKVDHTLAKKLTNKLKKGNDFNLNDFLDQLKQMRNMGGISNVLKKLPTANLIQNKIKLPINDKILIHMEAIINSMTLKERIKPEIIKGSRKRRIAMGSGLKVQDVNRLLKQFYEMQRIIKKIKKGGISKIINNIQNIIQPNSSNYQ from the coding sequence ATGTTTGAAAATTTAACTAATAGATTATCATGTACACTACGAAATATTAGCAATCGTGGAAGATTAACTGAAGAAAATATTAAAAAAACTTTACGCGAAGTACGTATGGCTTTATTAGAAGCAGATGTTGCATTACCTGTGGTACATAAATTCATAAATCACATTAAAATAAATTCTATTGGCCATAAAATAAATAAAAGTCTTACTCCAGGTCAAGAATTTATTAAAATAGTAAAAAATGAATTAATTACATCAATGGGTACAACTCATATTGAATTAAATTTATCTACTCAACTACCAGCAATAATACTTGTTGTTGGTTTACAAGGTGTAGGTAAAACAACTAGTATAGCTAAATTAGGAAAATTATTAAAAGAAAAAAATAATAAAAAAGTTTTAGTAGTATCTATAGATATTTATCGTCCCGCAGCAATTAAACAATTAGAAATTTTAGCAAAGAATGCTGGAATTGATTTTTTTCCTTCTAAAATTACAGAAACACCTATTGATATTATTAATAATGCATTACAATATTCTAAATTAAAATTTTATGATATATTAATTATTGATACAGCAGGTCGATTACATATTAATAAAATTATGATGCATGAAATTAAACAAATACATACTATAATTAATCCTATAGAAACCTTATTTATTGTTGATGCTATGACTGGTCAGGATGCTGCTAATACTGCAAGAGAATTTAATAAAATATTACCATTAACTGGTATAATTTTAACTAAAGTTGATAGTGATACACGCGGAGGAGCGGCACTTTCTATTAGTTATATTACTGGAAAACCAATTAAATTTATTGGGGTAGGAGAAAAAATTGATACATTAGAAAAATTTTATCCAGAACGTATTGCATCTCGTATTTTAGGAATGGGAGATATATTATCATTAATTGATGATATAGAAAAAAAAGTTGATCATACATTAGCAAAAAAATTAACTAATAAATTAAAAAAAGGAAATGATTTTAATTTAAATGATTTTTTAGATCAACTCAAACAAATGCGTAATATGGGTGGTATATCTAATGTTTTAAAAAAATTACCTACTGCAAATTTAATACAAAATAAAATAAAATTACCAATAAATGATAAAATTTTAATACATATGGAAGCAATAATTAATTCAATGACATTAAAAGAACGTATCAAGCCAGAAATTATAAAAGGTTCACGTAAACGACGTATTGCCATGGGTTCAGGTTTAAAAGTACAAGATGTCAATCGTTTATTAAAACAGTTTTATGAAATGCAACGTATAATAAAAAAAATAAAAAAAGGTGGTATATCCAAAATAATTAATAATATACAAAATATTATTCAACCCAATTCTTCTAATTATCAATAA
- the dusA gene encoding tRNA-dihydrouridine synthase A encodes MNYHTVINKNTKYYINNIYHRHRFSVAPMLHWTDRHCRYFHRLLTKKTLLYTEMMTTSEILYNEHNSLRYHETEHPIVLQIAGSNSVDLIKCAKLAEIHGYDEINLNIGCPSQRVQHGLFGACLMKHALLVVNNIQNICNTVSIPVTIKTRIGIDENDNYEFLYNFISTISTNSKCTIFVIHARKAILSGLNPKENRKLPLLNYQRVYKIKKDFPNLTIVINGGIKSINEIKYHLKYVDGVMMGREAYNNPNILTKIDHELYNVSYIQKNHIEIIESLYPYIEYELYHGTHLNHITRHLLGMFKGMKGAKKWRRYLTENSYKPGANITVIKHALNLIQ; translated from the coding sequence ATGAATTATCATACTGTTATAAACAAAAATACAAAATATTATATAAATAATATATATCATCGACATCGTTTTTCTGTTGCTCCAATGTTACATTGGACTGATCGTCATTGTCGTTATTTTCATCGTTTATTAACAAAAAAAACATTACTTTATACTGAAATGATGACTACTTCAGAAATTCTATATAATGAACATAATTCCTTAAGATATCATGAAACAGAACATCCAATTGTATTACAAATTGCTGGAAGTAATTCTGTTGATTTAATCAAATGTGCTAAATTAGCAGAAATTCACGGTTATGATGAAATTAATTTAAATATAGGTTGTCCATCACAACGAGTACAACATGGTTTGTTTGGTGCTTGTTTAATGAAGCATGCTTTATTAGTAGTTAATAATATCCAAAATATATGTAATACAGTATCAATTCCAGTAACTATAAAAACACGTATTGGTATTGATGAAAATGATAATTATGAATTTTTATATAATTTTATATCAACTATTTCTACTAATAGTAAATGTACTATATTTGTTATTCATGCACGTAAAGCTATACTTTCTGGATTAAATCCAAAAGAAAATCGTAAATTACCATTATTAAACTATCAACGAGTATATAAAATAAAAAAAGATTTTCCAAATTTAACAATTGTTATTAATGGTGGAATTAAATCTATCAATGAAATTAAATATCATTTAAAATATGTGGATGGTGTAATGATGGGACGTGAAGCTTATAATAATCCTAATATTTTAACAAAAATTGATCATGAATTATATAATGTTTCCTATATTCAAAAAAATCATATTGAAATTATTGAGTCACTTTATCCATATATAGAATATGAACTTTATCATGGTACTCATTTAAATCATATTACTAGACATCTTCTTGGAATGTTTAAAGGAATGAAAGGTGCAAAAAAATGGCGTCGTTATTTAACTGAAAATAGTTATAAACCCGGAGCAAATATTACAGTAATAAAACATGCATTAAATTTAATTCAATAA
- the glnS gene encoding Glutamine--tRNA ligase, whose product MNKISKNINNFIRKIIDKDLITKKCISVHTRFPPEPNGYLHIGHAKSIYLNFSIAKDYQGKCNLRFDDTNPEKENIKFVESIKKDIKWLGFKWSGKIHYASDYFDQIYQYAIELIKKGLAYVDELSSDNIRLYRGNLKIPGKNSPYRFRSVEENLFLFKKMRNGDFSEGSACLRAKIDMSSPCIIMRDPILYRIKFMIHHQTGNKWCIYPMYDFTHCISDALEGITHSLCTLEFQDNRRLYDWILNNITICSHPRQYEFSRLNLEYTVTSKRKLNQLVTKKIVKGWNDPRMPTLSGLRRRGYTPYSIRLFCQRIGITKQDHNIEISVLESCIRDDLNENAFRVMAVLDPVKIIIENMVQYDVMLNIPNHPYKPDMGSRQVLFSNEIYIDRADFREQSNKYYKRLVLGGEVRLRHAYVIKAKRIKKDLFGKITVIFCSYDINTLNKKLDNSRKVKGVIHWVSVKDALSAEIRLYNHLFNISNPSLEKNFFENINLKSLVIKYGFVESSLKKAIPNIAYQFEREGYFCIDSYDSSLNNLVFNRTVTLRDIKKKNFYKK is encoded by the coding sequence ATGAATAAAATTTCAAAAAATATAAATAATTTTATTCGTAAAATTATTGATAAAGATTTAATAACTAAAAAATGTATTTCAGTACATACTCGTTTTCCTCCAGAACCAAATGGTTATTTACATATTGGTCATGCTAAATCTATTTATTTAAATTTTAGTATTGCTAAAGATTATCAAGGTAAATGTAATTTGCGTTTTGATGATACGAATCCAGAAAAAGAAAATATAAAATTTGTAGAATCTATTAAAAAAGATATAAAATGGTTGGGTTTTAAATGGAGTGGTAAGATTCATTATGCTTCTGATTATTTTGATCAAATTTATCAGTATGCAATTGAACTTATTAAAAAAGGTTTAGCATATGTTGATGAATTATCTTCAGATAATATTCGTTTATATCGTGGTAATTTAAAAATACCAGGAAAAAATAGTCCATATCGTTTTCGTAGTGTGGAAGAAAATTTATTTCTTTTTAAAAAAATGCGTAATGGAGATTTTTCTGAAGGTTCTGCTTGTCTTCGTGCTAAAATTGATATGTCGTCACCTTGTATTATTATGCGTGATCCTATATTATATCGTATTAAATTTATGATACATCATCAAACTGGAAATAAATGGTGTATTTATCCAATGTATGATTTTACTCATTGTATTTCTGATGCATTAGAAGGTATTACTCATTCATTATGTACATTAGAATTTCAAGATAATCGTCGTTTATATGATTGGATATTAAATAATATTACTATATGTTCTCATCCACGTCAATATGAATTTTCACGATTGAATCTTGAATATACTGTTACATCAAAACGTAAATTAAATCAATTAGTAACAAAAAAAATTGTAAAAGGATGGAATGATCCTCGTATGCCAACTTTATCTGGATTGCGACGACGTGGATATACTCCTTATTCTATCCGTTTGTTTTGTCAACGTATTGGTATAACTAAACAAGATCATAATATTGAAATATCAGTATTAGAATCTTGTATTCGTGATGATTTAAATGAAAATGCATTTCGTGTAATGGCTGTATTAGATCCTGTAAAAATTATTATTGAAAACATGGTTCAATATGATGTAATGCTTAATATTCCTAATCATCCATATAAACCTGATATGGGTAGTCGTCAAGTACTATTTAGTAATGAGATTTATATAGATCGTGCTGATTTTCGTGAACAATCTAATAAATATTATAAACGTTTAGTTTTAGGTGGAGAAGTTAGACTTCGTCATGCGTATGTAATTAAGGCAAAAAGAATTAAAAAAGATTTATTTGGAAAAATTACTGTAATTTTTTGTAGTTATGATATTAATACTTTAAATAAAAAATTAGATAATTCTAGAAAAGTTAAAGGTGTAATTCATTGGGTTTCAGTTAAAGATGCATTATCAGCAGAAATTCGTTTATATAATCATTTATTTAATATTTCAAATCCATCATTAGAAAAAAATTTTTTTGAAAATATTAATTTAAAATCATTAGTAATTAAATATGGTTTTGTAGAGTCTAGTTTAAAAAAAGCAATTCCCAATATAGCTTATCAATTTGAACGTGAAGGTTATTTTTGTATTGATAGTTATGATTCTTCATTAAATAATTTAGTATTTAATCGTACAGTTACTTTACGTGATATAAAGAAAAAAAATTTTTATAAAAAATAA
- the kefB gene encoding Glutathione-regulated potassium-efflux system protein KefB yields MEVSILLISILLLLFAAVVTVPIACKLGMGSVLGYLITGIIIGPWGLGIIHDIDEILHFSELGIVFLMFIIGLELNPNKLWKLRKLIFGAGSGQILITSGIIGIILYLINFTWQSAIIGGIGLAMSSTAMVLQLMREKGMNCNEGGQLAFSILLFQDMTVIPALAIIPILSGITEDNNNWIKTIIKIIAFGGMLLGGRLLLRPLFRYITTSGVREIFTAASLLVVLGSALFMKILGLSMALGTFIAGVLLADSEYRHELEISIEPFKGLLLGLFFISVGMSLNIGILHSYIIEVLIGVLLLITIKSTILYIISYTLNLHCSIRLQFSGLLSQGGEFAFVLFSVAKMQKIFCPIQLSLLLVIVTLSMITTPLLMKLIDRILVYHYNTKNKNIEKPYVKNDEPQVIIVGFGRFGQIIGRLLMANKMRITVLERDVTAVGILRNYGYKVYYGDATQLELLRAAGAKKAKSIVITCNEPRDTLDIVDLCQNHFPNLNILARVRGRVEAHELLQTGVTEFSRETFLSALELGGKTLIGLGMHPQQAYRAQQHFRRLDMRMLWELMPLHKNDITETSRVKEARRELEELFHREMQKESRKFDGWDKINK; encoded by the coding sequence ATGGAAGTATCAATATTATTAATATCTATTTTATTATTATTATTTGCTGCAGTAGTCACAGTACCAATTGCATGCAAATTAGGTATGGGATCAGTTTTAGGTTATTTAATTACTGGTATTATTATTGGACCATGGGGATTAGGTATTATACATGATATTGATGAAATATTACATTTTTCTGAACTTGGTATAGTATTTTTAATGTTTATTATAGGATTAGAATTAAATCCTAATAAATTATGGAAATTACGAAAATTAATATTTGGTGCAGGTTCAGGACAAATATTAATTACATCAGGAATAATTGGTATTATATTATATCTAATAAATTTTACTTGGCAATCTGCTATAATTGGAGGTATTGGATTAGCAATGTCTTCTACTGCCATGGTGTTACAATTAATGCGTGAAAAAGGAATGAATTGTAATGAAGGTGGTCAATTAGCTTTTTCCATTTTACTTTTTCAAGATATGACAGTAATACCAGCATTAGCAATTATTCCAATTCTATCAGGTATTACTGAAGATAATAATAACTGGATAAAAACAATAATAAAAATTATAGCATTTGGTGGTATGTTATTAGGAGGACGTTTACTTTTAAGACCACTTTTCCGTTATATTACTACTTCTGGTGTACGTGAAATTTTTACTGCTGCTTCATTATTAGTAGTACTTGGTTCAGCATTATTTATGAAAATACTTGGTCTTTCAATGGCTCTTGGAACATTTATTGCAGGAGTATTATTAGCAGATAGTGAATATCGTCATGAATTAGAAATATCTATTGAACCATTTAAAGGACTACTTCTCGGTTTATTTTTTATTTCAGTAGGTATGTCATTAAATATAGGAATACTGCATAGTTATATAATTGAAGTTTTAATTGGTGTATTATTATTAATAACTATAAAATCAACAATACTATATATAATTTCATATACTTTAAATTTACATTGCTCAATACGTCTTCAATTTTCTGGATTATTAAGTCAAGGAGGAGAATTTGCATTTGTATTATTTTCAGTAGCAAAAATGCAAAAAATATTTTGTCCTATTCAATTATCATTACTATTAGTAATAGTTACATTATCAATGATTACTACACCATTATTAATGAAATTAATTGATCGTATTTTAGTTTATCATTATAATACTAAAAATAAAAATATCGAAAAACCATATGTTAAAAATGATGAACCACAAGTAATTATAGTAGGTTTTGGACGTTTTGGTCAAATTATTGGTCGTTTATTAATGGCTAATAAAATGCGTATTACTGTTTTAGAACGTGATGTTACTGCTGTAGGTATACTACGAAACTATGGTTATAAAGTATATTATGGTGATGCTACTCAATTAGAATTATTACGTGCAGCAGGAGCTAAAAAAGCTAAATCTATAGTAATTACTTGTAATGAACCTAGAGATACTTTAGATATTGTAGATTTATGTCAAAATCATTTTCCAAATTTAAATATTTTAGCAAGAGTACGTGGACGTGTTGAAGCACATGAATTATTACAAACAGGAGTAACAGAATTTAGTCGAGAAACCTTTTTAAGTGCATTAGAATTAGGTGGAAAAACATTAATAGGATTAGGAATGCATCCACAACAAGCTTATCGTGCACAACAACATTTTCGTCGTTTAGATATGCGTATGTTATGGGAATTAATGCCATTACATAAAAATGATATAACAGAAACTTCGCGTGTAAAAGAAGCACGACGTGAATTAGAGGAATTATTTCATCGTGAAATGCAAAAAGAAAGCCGAAAATTTGATGGATGGGATAAAATTAATAAATAA